One window from the genome of Phalacrocorax aristotelis chromosome 28, bGulAri2.1, whole genome shotgun sequence encodes:
- the FBXL12 gene encoding F-box/LRR-repeat protein 12 translates to MAEAAGGELPVLPDSVMLRVLALLPVRDRLRAERVCRRWQRLARDRTLWRHVDLSPCRRQISSQTLWYLVRWRFCDSLRTLRVGGKLWSGSKRQLLSPALLAALGKRCPQLHRLCLAEMDLRPIPYESIPPSLTALELSYCEIPAAWFCSSAARTLPQLQHLVVHKVPAFSNCHLLNVSSQSRLKTLSLSGTYRITDTGIQAAAPHLEELEHLVLHDCRIGDSSMDFVGRHLKHLRFLKIESTYPLTNVGLACLATLQHLETLCLDVGHEIPPSAIIALCQALPQLKNLKLGRACFEDGVIDKIQASLPNCSFSRTP, encoded by the exons ATGGCGGAAGCGGCGGGAGGAGAACTGCCGGTTCTGCCCGACTCGGTGATGCTGCGGGTCCTGGCGCTGCTGCCGGTGCGGGACCGGCTGCGGGCGGAAAG GGTCTGCCGGCGCTGGCAGCGGCTGGCGCGGGACCGGACGCTCTGGAGACATGTGGATCTGAGCCCGTGCCGG cgCCAGATCAGCTCCCAGACCCTGTGGTACCTGGTGCGGTGGCGTTTCTGTGACAGCCTACGGACGCTGCGGGTGGGAGGCAAGCTCTGGTCCGGCAGCAAGCGGCAGCTCCTCTCCCCGGCGCTGCTGGCCGCCCTCGGGAAGCGGTGCCCCCAGCTCCACCGGCTGTGCCTGGCAGAGATGGACCTCCGCCCCATCCCCTATGAGAGCATCCCCCCTTCCCTCACGGCGCTGGAGCTGAGTTACTGCGAAATTCCTGCCGCCTGGTTCTGTAGCTCTGCTGCGAGGACCCTGCCGCAGCTGCAGCACCTTGTTGTCCACAAGGTCCCAGCCTTTTCCAATTGCCATCTGCTGAACGTCTCCTCCCAGAGCCGCCTGAAGACACTGAGCCTTTCTGGCACCTACCGCATAACAGATACAGGGATTCAGGCCGCGGCTCCGCacctggaggagctggagcaccTAGTGCTGCACGACTGCCGCATCGGTGACTCTTCCATGGACTTCGTCGGGCGCCACTTGAAACATCTCCGGTTCCTGAAGATTGAGAGCACTTACCCCCTGACGAATGTGGGTCTGGCTTGTTTAGCAACCCTGCAGCACCTGGAGACGCTGTGCCTCGACGTCGGCCACGAGATTCCCCCCAGTGCCATTATTGCTTTGTGCCAAGCACTGCCCCAGCTGAAGAACCTCAAATTAGGCAGGGCTTGCTTTGAGGATGGAGTAATAGATAAAATTCAGGCGAGTTTGCCCAACTGTAGTTTTTCACGTACTCCTTGA
- the UBL5 gene encoding ubiquitin-like protein 5: MIEVVCNDRLGKKVRVKCNTEDSIRDLKKLIAAQTGTRWDKIVLKKWYTIFKDHVTLGDYEIHDGMNLELYYQ; this comes from the exons ATGATCGAAGTCGTCTGCAACGATCGTCTGGGCAAGAAGGTGCGGGTGAAATGCAA CACGGAGGATTCCATCCGTGACCTGAAGAAGCTGATCGCGGCGCAGACCGGGACCCGCTGGGACAAAATCGTGCTCAAGAAGTG GTACACCATCTTCAAGGATCACGTCACGCTGGGCGACT ATGAGATCCATGATGGCATGAACCTGGAGCTCTACTACCAGTAG
- the PIN1 gene encoding peptidyl-prolyl cis-trans isomerase NIMA-interacting 1: protein MAEEEKLPAGWEKRMSRSSGRVYYFNHITNASQWERPSGSGKNGQGEPSKVRCSHLLVKHNQSRRPSSWRQEKITRTKDEALELINGYIQKIKSGEEDFESLASQFSDCSSAKAGGDLGAFGRGQMQKPFEDASFALRAGEMSGPVFTESGIHIILRTE, encoded by the exons ATGGCGGAGGAGGAGAAGCTGCCCGCGGGCTGGGAGAAGCGCATGAGCCGCAGCTCCG GCCGTGTTTATTACTTCAACCACATCACAAATGCCAGCCAGTGGGAACGGCCCAGCGGCAGCGGGAAGAACGGCCAAGGGGAGCCTAGCAAAGTGCGATGTTCACATCTCTTGGTGAAACACAACCAGTCCAGAAGACCCTCGTCGTGGAGGCAGGAAAAGATCACGCGGACCAAAGATGAGGCACTGGAGCTTATAAATG GCTACATCCAGAAGATAAAATCGGGAGAAGAGGATTTTGAATCTCTCGCTTCCCAGTTTAGCGACTGCAGCTCGGCAAAAGCAGGAGGCGACCTGGGTGCATTTGGAAGAG GTCAGATGCAGAAACCTTTTGAAGATGCCTCATTTGCGCTGAGGGCTGGTGAGATGAGCGGAccagttttcacagaatcaggGATCCACATCATCCTACGCACAGAGTGA
- the LOC142048891 gene encoding hepatic lectin-like: protein MDEEHLHDDLQVLKDRNFFQQRLRSFLTVYLLLALLFFMLITLFAVSLSRVSSISSKLNEVKPEWKQNFSGKDFLLFPCGPRSREWEYFDGKCYYFSLSRTNWYKAKAQCEEMHSQLAIINSYTKQNFVMFRTRNERFWIGLTDESMEGEWKWIDGTDYKTTFTFWKEGEPNNSDHNEDCAHVWMSGKWNDVACTYECYYVCEKPLPN from the exons ATGGACGAGGAGCATCTTCACGATGATCTGCAAGTTCTTAAAG ACAGAAACTTCTTCCAGCAGAGGCTGAGATCCTTTCTCACGGTATACTTGCTACTGGCCCTCCTCTTCTTCATGCTCATCACCCTGTTTGCTGTGTCGCTCTCCAGAG TTTCATCCATTTCCTCTAAACTCAACGAAGTGAAGCCGGAGTGGAAACAGAACTTTTCTGGCAAGGATTTTCTGT TGTTTCCCTGCGGACCCAGATCCAGGGAATGGGAATACTTTGATGGAAAATGTTACTACTTCTCCCTAAGCAGAACGAACTGGTACAAGGCGAAGGCTCAGTGCGAAGAGATGCACTCGCAGTTGGCTATAATTAACAGCTACACCAAGCAG AATTTTGTCATGTTCAGGACAAGGAATGAGCGTTTTTGGATCGGGCTCACGGACGAGAGCATGGAGGGGGAATGGAAATGGATCGACGGAACCGACTATAAAACCACGTTCAC ATTTTGGAAGGAGGGAGAACCCAACAACAGCGACCACAACGAGGATTGTGCCCACGTCTGGATGTCCGGGAAGTGGAACGACGTCGCCTGCACCTATGAGTGCTATTACGTCTGCGAAAAGCCTCTGCCCAACTGA